One segment of Vicia villosa cultivar HV-30 ecotype Madison, WI unplaced genomic scaffold, Vvil1.0 ctg.001450F_1_1, whole genome shotgun sequence DNA contains the following:
- the LOC131635217 gene encoding 1-aminocyclopropane-1-carboxylate oxidase homolog 1-like isoform X4 has translation MEDFEREKELKAFDETKLGVKALVDAGITKVPRIFHHPHDNTKIASQSEDTKNYAIPVIDLANIHQDPCARKSVVESIRDASETFGFFQIVNHGIPVSILNQMKDGVLNFFEQDNEVKKEFYTREPKPFMYYSNIKLYKAVAATWKDTFLCNMAPVPPKPEDLPIVCRDILLKYLNQVKKLGNVLFELLSEALGLNPSYLRDYGCADGLYAFGHYYPACPEPELTLGAVKHADVVFLTVLLQDHVGGLQILHKDMWIDVPPVPDALIINMGDLIQLVTNDKFKSVHHRVVANLGAPRVSIASFFGTIYHESTRKFGPIKELLSEDNPAKYRETSISEFVVHFTTKCPTE, from the exons aTGGAAGATTTCGAAAGAGAAAAAGAACTAAAAGCTTTTGATGAAACAAAACTTGGTGTCAAAGCACTTGTTGATGCAGGCATCACCAAGGTCCCTCGTATCTTCCATCATCCACATGATAACACCAAAATCGCATCACAGTCAGAAGATACAAAAAACTATGCTATTCCTGTGATAGATCTAGCTAACATTCACCAAGATCCATGTGCACGCAAAAGCGTTGTTGAAAGTATTAGAGATGCATCAGAGACATTTGGATTTTTTCAGATTGTAAACCATGGCATCCCTGTGAGTATTTTGAATCAAATGAAAGATGGAGTGTTAAATTTTTTTGAACAGGATAATGAAGTGAAGAAGGAGTTTTATACTCGTGAACCAAAACCCTTCATgtattatagtaatattaaactaTACAAAGCAGTTGCAGCTACTTGGAAAGATACTTTCCTTTGCAATATGGCTCCTGTTCCCCCTAAACCAGAAGATCTGCCAATTGTATGCAG GGACATATTGTTGAAATACTTGAACCAAGTGAAGAAATTGGGGAATGTATTGTTTGAGTTACTATCAGAAGCTCTTGGTTTGAATCCGAGCTATTTAAGAGATTATGGCTGTGCGGACGGTTTATATGCTTTCGGTCATTACTATCCGGCATGTCCTGAACCTGAATTAACTTTGGGAGCGGTAAAACATGCTGATGTTGTTTTCTTGACCGTGCTTCTTCAAGATCATGTTGGTGGCCTTCAAATTCTTCATAAGGATATGTGGATTGATGTGCCTCCTGTACCCGATGCTCTTATCATTAACATGGGTGATTTAATACAG CTTGTCACGAATGATAAATTCAAGAGTGTTCATCACAGAGTAGTGGCAAATCTTGGAGCACCAAGAGTGTCTATTGCAAGCTTTTTTGGCACAATTTATCATGAATCTACAAGAAAGTTTGGTCCCATCAAGGAACTATTATCTGAAGACAATCCTGCAAAATATAGAGAAACTTCAATTTCAGAATTTGTAGTTCACTTTACAACAAAATGCCCTACTG AGTGA
- the LOC131635217 gene encoding 1-aminocyclopropane-1-carboxylate oxidase homolog 1-like isoform X1: MEDFEREKELKAFDETKLGVKALVDAGITKVPRIFHHPHDNTKIASQSEDTKNYAIPVIDLANIHQDPCARKSVVESIRDASETFGFFQIVNHGIPVSILNQMKDGVLNFFEQDNEVKKEFYTREPKPFMYYSNIKLYKAVAATWKDTFLCNMAPVPPKPEDLPIVCRDILLKYLNQVKKLGNVLFELLSEALGLNPSYLRDYGCADGLYAFGHYYPACPEPELTLGAVKHADVVFLTVLLQDHVGGLQILHKDMWIDVPPVPDALIINMGDLIQLVTNDKFKSVHHRVVANLGAPRVSIASFFGTIYHESTRKFGPIKELLSEDNPAKYRETSISEFVVHFTTKCPTVILLPPVVHPFPAPTIKPLLLMLPSHANWMLLFAVVSPMFQSQLSPNVDCFIFVKSLTEKGESNKAIDNIKTKRHKGRKITMQN; encoded by the exons aTGGAAGATTTCGAAAGAGAAAAAGAACTAAAAGCTTTTGATGAAACAAAACTTGGTGTCAAAGCACTTGTTGATGCAGGCATCACCAAGGTCCCTCGTATCTTCCATCATCCACATGATAACACCAAAATCGCATCACAGTCAGAAGATACAAAAAACTATGCTATTCCTGTGATAGATCTAGCTAACATTCACCAAGATCCATGTGCACGCAAAAGCGTTGTTGAAAGTATTAGAGATGCATCAGAGACATTTGGATTTTTTCAGATTGTAAACCATGGCATCCCTGTGAGTATTTTGAATCAAATGAAAGATGGAGTGTTAAATTTTTTTGAACAGGATAATGAAGTGAAGAAGGAGTTTTATACTCGTGAACCAAAACCCTTCATgtattatagtaatattaaactaTACAAAGCAGTTGCAGCTACTTGGAAAGATACTTTCCTTTGCAATATGGCTCCTGTTCCCCCTAAACCAGAAGATCTGCCAATTGTATGCAG GGACATATTGTTGAAATACTTGAACCAAGTGAAGAAATTGGGGAATGTATTGTTTGAGTTACTATCAGAAGCTCTTGGTTTGAATCCGAGCTATTTAAGAGATTATGGCTGTGCGGACGGTTTATATGCTTTCGGTCATTACTATCCGGCATGTCCTGAACCTGAATTAACTTTGGGAGCGGTAAAACATGCTGATGTTGTTTTCTTGACCGTGCTTCTTCAAGATCATGTTGGTGGCCTTCAAATTCTTCATAAGGATATGTGGATTGATGTGCCTCCTGTACCCGATGCTCTTATCATTAACATGGGTGATTTAATACAG CTTGTCACGAATGATAAATTCAAGAGTGTTCATCACAGAGTAGTGGCAAATCTTGGAGCACCAAGAGTGTCTATTGCAAGCTTTTTTGGCACAATTTATCATGAATCTACAAGAAAGTTTGGTCCCATCAAGGAACTATTATCTGAAGACAATCCTGCAAAATATAGAGAAACTTCAATTTCAGAATTTGTAGTTCACTTTACAACAAAATGCCCTACTG TCATCTTACTACCTCCGGTAGTCCATCCTTTTCCGGCTCCGACCATCAAACCTTTGCTGCTAATGCTGCCGTCACATGCTAATTGGATGCTGCTGTTTGCCGTCGTGTCACCGATGTTTCAATCTCAATTATCTCCAAACGTGGATTGTTTCATATTTGTAAAATCACTAACTGAAAAAG GGGAGAGCAACAAAGCTATTGACAACATAAAGACAAAGAGGCATAAAGGCAGAAAGATCACTATGCAAAACTGA
- the LOC131635217 gene encoding 1-aminocyclopropane-1-carboxylate oxidase homolog 1-like isoform X3, translating into MEDFEREKELKAFDETKLGVKALVDAGITKVPRIFHHPHDNTKIASQSEDTKNYAIPVIDLANIHQDPCARKSVVESIRDASETFGFFQIVNHGIPVSILNQMKDGVLNFFEQDNEVKKEFYTREPKPFMYYSNIKLYKAVAATWKDTFLCNMAPVPPKPEDLPIVCRDILLKYLNQVKKLGNVLFELLSEALGLNPSYLRDYGCADGLYAFGHYYPACPEPELTLGAVKHADVVFLTVLLQDHVGGLQILHKDMWIDVPPVPDALIINMGDLIQLVTNDKFKSVHHRVVANLGAPRVSIASFFGTIYHESTRKFGPIKELLSEDNPAKYRETSISEFVVHFTTKCPTELVIMKKTILW; encoded by the exons aTGGAAGATTTCGAAAGAGAAAAAGAACTAAAAGCTTTTGATGAAACAAAACTTGGTGTCAAAGCACTTGTTGATGCAGGCATCACCAAGGTCCCTCGTATCTTCCATCATCCACATGATAACACCAAAATCGCATCACAGTCAGAAGATACAAAAAACTATGCTATTCCTGTGATAGATCTAGCTAACATTCACCAAGATCCATGTGCACGCAAAAGCGTTGTTGAAAGTATTAGAGATGCATCAGAGACATTTGGATTTTTTCAGATTGTAAACCATGGCATCCCTGTGAGTATTTTGAATCAAATGAAAGATGGAGTGTTAAATTTTTTTGAACAGGATAATGAAGTGAAGAAGGAGTTTTATACTCGTGAACCAAAACCCTTCATgtattatagtaatattaaactaTACAAAGCAGTTGCAGCTACTTGGAAAGATACTTTCCTTTGCAATATGGCTCCTGTTCCCCCTAAACCAGAAGATCTGCCAATTGTATGCAG GGACATATTGTTGAAATACTTGAACCAAGTGAAGAAATTGGGGAATGTATTGTTTGAGTTACTATCAGAAGCTCTTGGTTTGAATCCGAGCTATTTAAGAGATTATGGCTGTGCGGACGGTTTATATGCTTTCGGTCATTACTATCCGGCATGTCCTGAACCTGAATTAACTTTGGGAGCGGTAAAACATGCTGATGTTGTTTTCTTGACCGTGCTTCTTCAAGATCATGTTGGTGGCCTTCAAATTCTTCATAAGGATATGTGGATTGATGTGCCTCCTGTACCCGATGCTCTTATCATTAACATGGGTGATTTAATACAG CTTGTCACGAATGATAAATTCAAGAGTGTTCATCACAGAGTAGTGGCAAATCTTGGAGCACCAAGAGTGTCTATTGCAAGCTTTTTTGGCACAATTTATCATGAATCTACAAGAAAGTTTGGTCCCATCAAGGAACTATTATCTGAAGACAATCCTGCAAAATATAGAGAAACTTCAATTTCAGAATTTGTAGTTCACTTTACAACAAAATGCCCTACTG AATTAGTTATAATGAAGAAGACAATATTGTGGTAA
- the LOC131635217 gene encoding 1-aminocyclopropane-1-carboxylate oxidase homolog 1-like isoform X2 — protein sequence MEDFEREKELKAFDETKLGVKALVDAGITKVPRIFHHPHDNTKIASQSEDTKNYAIPVIDLANIHQDPCARKSVVESIRDASETFGFFQIVNHGIPVSILNQMKDGVLNFFEQDNEVKKEFYTREPKPFMYYSNIKLYKAVAATWKDTFLCNMAPVPPKPEDLPIVCRDILLKYLNQVKKLGNVLFELLSEALGLNPSYLRDYGCADGLYAFGHYYPACPEPELTLGAVKHADVVFLTVLLQDHVGGLQILHKDMWIDVPPVPDALIINMGDLIQLVTNDKFKSVHHRVVANLGAPRVSIASFFGTIYHESTRKFGPIKELLSEDNPAKYRETSISEFVVHFTTKCPTVILLPPVVHPFPAPTIKPLLLMLPSHANWMLLFAVVSPMFQSQLSPNVDCFIFVKSLTEKELVIMKKTILW from the exons aTGGAAGATTTCGAAAGAGAAAAAGAACTAAAAGCTTTTGATGAAACAAAACTTGGTGTCAAAGCACTTGTTGATGCAGGCATCACCAAGGTCCCTCGTATCTTCCATCATCCACATGATAACACCAAAATCGCATCACAGTCAGAAGATACAAAAAACTATGCTATTCCTGTGATAGATCTAGCTAACATTCACCAAGATCCATGTGCACGCAAAAGCGTTGTTGAAAGTATTAGAGATGCATCAGAGACATTTGGATTTTTTCAGATTGTAAACCATGGCATCCCTGTGAGTATTTTGAATCAAATGAAAGATGGAGTGTTAAATTTTTTTGAACAGGATAATGAAGTGAAGAAGGAGTTTTATACTCGTGAACCAAAACCCTTCATgtattatagtaatattaaactaTACAAAGCAGTTGCAGCTACTTGGAAAGATACTTTCCTTTGCAATATGGCTCCTGTTCCCCCTAAACCAGAAGATCTGCCAATTGTATGCAG GGACATATTGTTGAAATACTTGAACCAAGTGAAGAAATTGGGGAATGTATTGTTTGAGTTACTATCAGAAGCTCTTGGTTTGAATCCGAGCTATTTAAGAGATTATGGCTGTGCGGACGGTTTATATGCTTTCGGTCATTACTATCCGGCATGTCCTGAACCTGAATTAACTTTGGGAGCGGTAAAACATGCTGATGTTGTTTTCTTGACCGTGCTTCTTCAAGATCATGTTGGTGGCCTTCAAATTCTTCATAAGGATATGTGGATTGATGTGCCTCCTGTACCCGATGCTCTTATCATTAACATGGGTGATTTAATACAG CTTGTCACGAATGATAAATTCAAGAGTGTTCATCACAGAGTAGTGGCAAATCTTGGAGCACCAAGAGTGTCTATTGCAAGCTTTTTTGGCACAATTTATCATGAATCTACAAGAAAGTTTGGTCCCATCAAGGAACTATTATCTGAAGACAATCCTGCAAAATATAGAGAAACTTCAATTTCAGAATTTGTAGTTCACTTTACAACAAAATGCCCTACTG TCATCTTACTACCTCCGGTAGTCCATCCTTTTCCGGCTCCGACCATCAAACCTTTGCTGCTAATGCTGCCGTCACATGCTAATTGGATGCTGCTGTTTGCCGTCGTGTCACCGATGTTTCAATCTCAATTATCTCCAAACGTGGATTGTTTCATATTTGTAAAATCACTAACTGAAAAAG AATTAGTTATAATGAAGAAGACAATATTGTGGTAA